The proteins below are encoded in one region of Mycobacterium shinjukuense:
- a CDS encoding 4-hydroxy-3-methylbut-2-enyl diphosphate reductase: MVPTVDMGIPGTSRPVADTPTRKRVLLAEPRGYCAGVDRAVETVERALQKHGAPVYVRHEIVHNRHVVDTLAKAGAVFVEETDQVPEGAIVVFSAHGVAPTVHVNAKERNLQVIDATCPLVTKVHNEARRFARDDFDILLIGHEGHEEVVGTAGEAPDHVQLVDGVDAVDKVTVRDEDKVVWLSQTTLSVDETMEIVERLRRRFPKLQDPPSDDICYATQNRQVAVKAMAPECELVIVVGSRNSSNSVRLVEVALGAGAGAAHLVDWADDIDPAWLDGVTTVGVTSGASVPEVLVRGVLDRLAECGYDLVQPVTTANETLVFALPREIRSPR; this comes from the coding sequence ATGGTTCCGACGGTCGACATGGGGATTCCCGGCACGTCGAGACCGGTGGCCGACACCCCGACCCGTAAGCGGGTGCTGCTGGCCGAGCCGCGCGGCTACTGCGCGGGCGTGGATCGGGCCGTCGAAACGGTCGAACGAGCGCTGCAGAAACACGGCGCCCCGGTGTATGTGCGCCACGAGATCGTGCACAACCGGCACGTGGTGGACACCTTGGCCAAGGCGGGTGCGGTGTTCGTCGAGGAGACCGATCAGGTTCCCGAGGGCGCCATCGTGGTGTTCTCCGCGCACGGGGTTGCGCCCACGGTGCACGTGAATGCCAAAGAGCGCAACCTGCAGGTCATCGACGCCACCTGCCCGCTGGTCACCAAGGTGCACAACGAGGCCCGGCGGTTTGCCCGGGACGACTTCGACATCCTGCTGATCGGTCATGAGGGCCATGAGGAGGTCGTCGGCACCGCCGGGGAAGCTCCCGACCATGTGCAGCTGGTGGACGGGGTGGATGCCGTCGACAAGGTGACGGTGCGTGACGAGGACAAGGTGGTCTGGCTGTCGCAGACCACGCTGTCGGTCGACGAGACCATGGAGATCGTCGAGCGGCTGCGCCGGCGCTTCCCGAAGCTGCAGGATCCGCCCAGCGACGACATCTGCTATGCGACCCAGAATCGGCAGGTCGCGGTCAAGGCGATGGCACCCGAGTGCGAGCTGGTGATCGTGGTGGGCTCCCGCAATTCGTCGAACTCGGTACGGCTGGTGGAGGTGGCGCTGGGCGCCGGGGCGGGGGCCGCTCACCTGGTGGATTGGGCCGACGACATCGATCCGGCGTGGCTGGACGGCGTCACCACGGTTGGCGTCACCTCCGGGGCGTCGGTTCCCGAGGTGCTGGTGCGCGGTGTGCTGGACCGGCTGGCCGAGTGCGGTTACGACCTGGTGCAACCGGTGACGACGGCCAACGAGACGTTAGTGTTCGCGCTGCCCCGGGAGATCCGGTCACCTCGCTGA
- a CDS encoding DUF6542 domain-containing protein produces the protein MSAQRVSPAVEPRHRSILPNIPGVPWWAAVLMATAATAVGYALDAGHKELTHVFAGLYITGCVAAVLAVRQAAVFTAVIQPPLILFCAVPGAYWLFHGRRTGNLRDLLINCGYPLIERFPLMLGTAGGVLLIGLIRWYFGGTHRLPAAQADAEPGDTADTADRTSVIGGIAAKLRSLWARVFDDTTDPAPATGSPPAHAIGRSARTGRPAGGRRPARTRSRHARPPLDAPSAPTADRARRQGRRNPAAARDVDPADPPRRSRRPRPPGDPELPAQPPPDPRARRNPYDRPAPGGSRFDPYQRHQPPQPPRPADPYGRRYGGPYQAEPPYEPPYEPPYQPRPRRPTSTGANTVNPTHHPISRVRYRNSAPSDEPREQPPADRRGRSRAPRNPPPEPWDYDH, from the coding sequence GTGTCAGCGCAGCGGGTGAGCCCAGCGGTGGAACCGAGGCACCGTTCGATTCTCCCCAACATCCCTGGTGTGCCCTGGTGGGCCGCGGTGCTCATGGCCACCGCAGCAACGGCCGTGGGCTATGCCCTCGATGCGGGTCACAAGGAGCTGACCCACGTGTTCGCGGGTCTCTACATCACCGGCTGCGTGGCAGCGGTGCTGGCGGTGCGGCAGGCGGCGGTGTTCACCGCCGTCATCCAGCCGCCGCTGATACTTTTCTGCGCGGTGCCGGGCGCCTACTGGCTTTTCCACGGCCGCAGGACGGGCAACCTCAGGGATCTGCTGATCAACTGCGGCTATCCACTGATCGAGCGGTTCCCGTTGATGCTGGGCACCGCCGGCGGTGTGCTGCTGATCGGCCTGATCAGGTGGTATTTCGGCGGGACGCACCGGTTGCCGGCGGCCCAGGCCGACGCCGAGCCCGGTGACACCGCCGACACCGCCGACCGAACGTCGGTGATCGGCGGTATCGCCGCAAAGTTGCGCTCCCTATGGGCCCGGGTTTTCGACGACACCACCGACCCGGCACCGGCCACCGGCTCCCCGCCCGCCCACGCGATCGGCCGGAGCGCGCGAACCGGCCGGCCGGCCGGTGGACGCCGCCCGGCCCGAACCCGCTCACGGCATGCCCGGCCGCCGCTGGACGCCCCGAGCGCGCCCACCGCCGACCGTGCGCGCCGCCAAGGTCGCCGCAACCCCGCGGCCGCGCGCGACGTCGACCCGGCCGACCCGCCTCGCCGGTCGCGTCGCCCGCGGCCGCCGGGCGATCCGGAGCTGCCTGCGCAGCCGCCACCGGACCCACGCGCGCGGCGCAACCCCTACGACCGGCCAGCGCCCGGCGGCAGCCGCTTCGACCCCTACCAGCGGCACCAACCACCCCAGCCGCCCCGGCCCGCCGACCCCTACGGCCGCCGTTACGGGGGCCCCTACCAGGCCGAGCCGCCCTACGAGCCGCCCTACGAGCCGCCCTATCAGCCCAGGCCACGGCGCCCCACGTCCACCGGGGCGAACACCGTCAACCCGACACACCACCCGATCTCGCGGGTCCGCTACCGCAATTCAGCTCCCAGCGACGAGCCGCGAGAGCAGCCGCCCGCCGATCGCCGCGGTCGCTCCCGGGCACCCCGCAATCCCCCGCCCGAGCCCTGGGACTACGACCATTGA
- the ychF gene encoding redox-regulated ATPase YchF — MSLSLGIVGLPNVGKSTLFNALTRNNVVAANYPFATIEPNEGVVALPDPRLDKLAELFGSARVVPAPVTFVDIAGLVKGASEGAGLGNKFLAHIRECDAICQVVRVFADDDVAHVCGEVNPRSDIEVVETELILADLQTLERALPRLAKEARTNKERTPVYEAAVAAQRVLDGGRTLFAAGVDAALLRELNLLTTKPFLYVFNADEAVLTDPARIAELRDLVAPADAVFLDAAIESELAELDDEEATELLASIGQPERGLDALARAGFHTLKLQTFLTAGPKEARAWTIHQGDTAPQAAGVIHSDFEKGFIKAEIVSYHDLIAAGSMAAARAAGKVRMEGKDYVMADGDVVEFRFGAPTRPAR, encoded by the coding sequence GTGAGCCTAAGCCTGGGGATCGTGGGTTTGCCCAACGTCGGCAAGTCGACGCTTTTCAACGCGTTGACCCGAAACAACGTGGTGGCGGCCAACTACCCGTTCGCCACGATCGAACCGAACGAGGGGGTCGTCGCGCTGCCCGATCCGCGGCTGGACAAGCTGGCGGAGCTGTTCGGCTCGGCGCGCGTCGTTCCCGCGCCGGTGACGTTCGTGGACATCGCGGGATTGGTCAAGGGGGCGTCCGAGGGGGCCGGGCTGGGTAACAAGTTTTTGGCCCACATCCGCGAATGCGACGCCATTTGCCAGGTGGTACGGGTGTTCGCCGACGACGACGTGGCGCACGTGTGCGGCGAGGTGAATCCGCGATCCGACATCGAGGTCGTGGAGACCGAGCTGATCTTGGCCGACCTGCAAACGCTGGAGCGCGCCCTGCCCAGACTGGCGAAGGAGGCTCGCACCAACAAGGAGCGCACACCGGTGTACGAGGCGGCGGTGGCCGCCCAGCGGGTGCTCGACGGCGGGCGGACGCTGTTCGCCGCGGGCGTGGACGCCGCCCTGCTGCGCGAGCTGAACCTGTTGACCACCAAGCCGTTTCTCTATGTGTTCAACGCCGACGAGGCGGTGTTGACCGACCCCGCCCGGATCGCCGAGCTGCGCGATCTGGTGGCGCCGGCGGACGCGGTTTTCTTAGACGCCGCCATCGAGTCCGAGCTGGCCGAACTCGACGACGAGGAGGCCACCGAGTTGCTGGCGTCGATCGGGCAGCCCGAGCGGGGGCTCGATGCGCTGGCCCGCGCGGGCTTTCACACCCTCAAACTGCAGACCTTCCTGACGGCAGGTCCCAAGGAGGCCCGGGCCTGGACCATCCACCAGGGCGACACCGCGCCCCAGGCCGCCGGGGTGATCCACAGCGACTTCGAGAAGGGCTTCATCAAGGCCGAGATCGTGTCCTACCACGACCTGATCGCGGCCGGGTCGATGGCCGCGGCCAGGGCGGCCGGCAAGGTCCGGATGGAAGGCAAGGACTACGTCATGGCCGACGGTGACGTGGTGGAGTTTCGGTTTGGAGCACCAACAAGGCCGGCTCGATAG
- a CDS encoding type II toxin-antitoxin system VapB family antitoxin — MRTTVTIDDALLAKAAELTGVSENGALLRQGLQTLIRVESGRRLAALGGTDTQATAAPRRRAAR, encoded by the coding sequence ATGAGGACGACGGTCACGATCGATGACGCCCTGTTGGCCAAGGCCGCCGAGTTGACCGGGGTGAGCGAAAATGGCGCGCTGCTGCGTCAGGGATTGCAGACGCTGATCCGGGTGGAGAGCGGTCGTCGGCTGGCGGCTCTCGGCGGAACGGACACCCAGGCGACGGCTGCTCCACGACGGAGAGCCGCGCGGTGA
- a CDS encoding type II toxin-antitoxin system VapC family toxin → MILVDTAIWIDHLRAGESRLVDLLSDDDAGCHPLVIEEMALGSIRQRDVVLDLLANLYQFPTVTHPEVLHLIDRRRLWGRGLSAVDLHLLGSVALVVGAGLWTRDKRLKAACADVGVPLFDEGKYRQRG, encoded by the coding sequence GTGATTCTGGTCGACACCGCGATCTGGATCGACCATCTGCGTGCCGGCGAATCGCGCCTCGTCGACCTGTTAAGCGATGACGATGCGGGCTGTCATCCCCTGGTCATCGAGGAGATGGCGCTCGGCTCGATCAGGCAACGTGATGTCGTGCTCGACTTGCTGGCCAACCTTTACCAGTTCCCGACGGTGACCCACCCCGAGGTTCTGCATCTCATTGATCGGCGGCGGCTGTGGGGGCGTGGTTTAAGCGCCGTCGATCTGCATTTGCTCGGCTCGGTGGCTCTGGTTGTCGGGGCGGGGCTGTGGACACGAGACAAGCGATTGAAGGCTGCCTGTGCCGACGTCGGCGTGCCGTTGTTCGATGAAGGTAAATACCGACAACGGGGGTGA
- a CDS encoding putative quinol monooxygenase: MIFIVVKFATKPEWTERWPELVAEFTAATRAEPGNLWFEWSRSLDDPAEYVLVEAFRDAEAGSLHVNSDHFKRAMQRLPQALSCTPKIISQTIDATGWSVMAEMSVD, translated from the coding sequence ATGATCTTCATCGTCGTCAAGTTCGCAACCAAGCCCGAGTGGACCGAGCGCTGGCCGGAGCTCGTCGCCGAGTTCACCGCCGCCACCCGCGCCGAACCGGGGAACCTGTGGTTCGAGTGGTCACGCAGCCTGGACGACCCGGCGGAGTATGTCCTCGTCGAAGCCTTCCGTGACGCCGAGGCGGGCAGCCTGCACGTCAACAGCGATCACTTCAAGCGGGCGATGCAGCGGCTGCCCCAGGCGCTGTCGTGCACGCCCAAGATCATCAGCCAGACGATCGACGCGACGGGGTGGTCGGTCATGGCGGAGATGTCGGTCGACTAG
- a CDS encoding PE family protein, with the protein MTVAADVEEIGSTIQAASAAAGGHTTAVMQMAADEVSLAVAALFSQHGRQFQELSAQAAAFHDEFVRALKAAAGAYASSEAANAALTGLNGGRIAAGTASALTSTVRQAAAAAATQTALVMGFSSVPFPSTNYLESVNSLYIQPNHLGAVTQALYTPENLYPTSGILNMTFDMSVAQGVAILDNAIKQQIAQGNGVVVFGYSQSATISTLEMRQLATLPAAERPTTDQLSFVLVANPNNPNGGLFARFDGARLPSLGVTFTGATPHDLYPTTIYSKEYDGYADFPRYPLNLVSTLNALMGIATEHGHYAEFTDAQVESAVQLPTVGDTLTTYYLIPTEHLPLLQPLRAIPVVGTPLADLVEPATRVIVNLGYGDPDYGYSTGPANVPTKFGLFPDISPVEVLDALAVASQQGINQAGADVAVMLPNLWSDLTSGPSVHPVTAVNSLVATAADTINNFDATELLTTTSARSIVNNLIDGIQTTNTDIVGAFTIIAANNISIIQPTAHIALALALTLPSYNLNLFLDGIAEAVNGNPYGLVNAIGYPLAASTTLIALAVFIEGEAVIYHVLLPNIDVLSGLLT; encoded by the coding sequence ATGACGGTTGCCGCCGACGTGGAAGAGATCGGCTCGACGATCCAGGCGGCCAGCGCGGCGGCCGGTGGGCACACAACGGCGGTCATGCAGATGGCCGCCGACGAGGTGTCGCTGGCCGTAGCGGCGCTGTTCTCCCAGCACGGCCGGCAGTTCCAGGAGCTCAGTGCCCAGGCCGCGGCGTTCCATGACGAGTTCGTGCGCGCCTTGAAGGCCGCCGCCGGTGCCTATGCGAGCAGCGAGGCCGCCAATGCCGCGCTCACCGGCCTCAACGGCGGGCGCATCGCCGCCGGTACCGCGAGCGCCTTGACGTCGACGGTTCGGCAGGCGGCAGCCGCGGCGGCGACGCAAACGGCGTTGGTCATGGGCTTTAGCAGCGTGCCGTTTCCCTCCACGAACTACCTCGAGTCCGTCAACAGCCTCTATATCCAGCCGAACCACCTGGGGGCGGTGACCCAAGCCCTTTATACGCCCGAGAACTTGTATCCAACTTCCGGCATCCTGAACATGACTTTCGACATGTCGGTGGCCCAAGGCGTCGCGATCCTGGATAACGCGATAAAGCAGCAGATCGCGCAGGGAAACGGCGTCGTCGTTTTCGGCTATTCCCAAAGCGCCACCATTTCGACGCTGGAAATGCGACAACTTGCCACCCTGCCCGCCGCCGAACGCCCCACCACCGACCAACTCTCTTTTGTGCTCGTCGCTAATCCCAATAATCCCAACGGCGGCCTGTTCGCACGCTTCGACGGAGCGCGCCTGCCGAGCCTGGGGGTGACATTTACCGGCGCCACTCCACACGACCTTTATCCGACCACAATCTATTCCAAGGAATATGACGGCTACGCCGACTTCCCGCGATACCCGCTCAATCTCGTGTCGACCCTCAACGCCCTGATGGGCATCGCCACCGAGCACGGCCACTACGCGGAATTTACCGACGCGCAGGTAGAGTCGGCCGTCCAGCTGCCCACGGTGGGCGACACGCTCACCACCTACTACCTGATCCCGACCGAGCATCTGCCGCTGTTGCAGCCGTTGCGCGCGATCCCGGTGGTGGGAACCCCGCTGGCCGATCTCGTCGAGCCGGCCACCAGGGTGATCGTCAACCTGGGCTATGGCGACCCCGATTATGGCTATTCGACCGGGCCGGCCAACGTGCCCACCAAGTTCGGGCTGTTCCCGGACATCTCCCCGGTCGAGGTCCTTGACGCGCTGGCGGTCGCTTCCCAGCAAGGCATCAACCAGGCGGGCGCCGACGTCGCGGTGATGCTGCCCAACCTGTGGTCAGACCTGACCAGCGGACCGTCGGTGCACCCGGTCACGGCGGTGAATTCGTTGGTGGCAACGGCCGCCGACACGATCAACAACTTCGACGCCACCGAATTACTCACCACCACGTCCGCTCGGTCCATCGTCAACAACCTCATCGACGGTATTCAGACGACGAACACCGACATTGTCGGAGCTTTTACCATTATCGCCGCTAACAATATTTCCATCATCCAGCCAACGGCGCACATCGCGCTGGCGCTCGCGCTTACTCTCCCGTCGTATAACCTCAATCTTTTCCTCGACGGAATCGCGGAGGCGGTCAACGGTAATCCGTACGGACTGGTCAACGCAATCGGTTATCCGCTCGCGGCCAGCACCACGCTCATCGCGTTGGCGGTCTTTATCGAGGGCGAGGCCGTCATTTATCACGTATTGTTGCCCAACATCGACGTGCTGTCGGGTCTGCTCACCTGA
- a CDS encoding guanylate cyclase, with product MDSSTLTLDHALNETRTGDLWLFRGRSRPDRAIQTLTNAPVNHVGMTVAIDDLPPLIWHAELGDKLVDIWTGTHHRGVQLNDARAVVEQWTRRYHQRCWLRQLTPHANREQENELLRVIARMDGTAFPTTARLTGRWLRGRFPTVNDWIRGIPLVDKKVREQTQRRKAEQRKMGLATAYCAETVAITYEEMGLLVTDKDAHWFDPGKFWSGDTLPLAPGYRLGTEIAVIVD from the coding sequence GTGGACTCGAGCACGCTGACCCTGGACCATGCGCTGAACGAAACCCGCACCGGCGACTTGTGGCTGTTTCGCGGCCGATCCCGTCCCGACCGCGCCATCCAGACCTTGACCAACGCCCCGGTGAACCACGTCGGCATGACGGTGGCCATCGACGACCTGCCGCCGTTGATCTGGCATGCCGAACTGGGCGACAAGCTCGTCGACATCTGGACCGGCACCCACCACCGCGGCGTGCAGCTCAACGACGCCCGGGCCGTGGTCGAGCAATGGACCCGCCGCTACCACCAGCGGTGCTGGCTGCGTCAGCTGACCCCGCACGCCAACCGGGAACAGGAGAACGAGCTGCTGCGGGTCATCGCGCGGATGGACGGCACCGCGTTCCCTACCACGGCTCGGCTAACGGGCCGGTGGCTGCGCGGCCGGTTCCCCACCGTCAACGACTGGATACGAGGAATCCCGTTGGTGGACAAGAAGGTTCGCGAGCAAACCCAGCGGCGCAAGGCCGAGCAACGCAAGATGGGCCTGGCGACGGCGTACTGTGCGGAAACGGTCGCCATCACCTACGAGGAAATGGGGTTGCTGGTCACCGACAAGGACGCGCACTGGTTCGACCCGGGCAAGTTCTGGAGCGGGGACACGCTGCCGCTGGCACCGGGTTATCGGCTGGGCACCGAGATCGCGGTGATCGTCGACTAG